The Ficedula albicollis isolate OC2 chromosome 6, FicAlb1.5, whole genome shotgun sequence genome has a window encoding:
- the LOC101819366 gene encoding uncharacterized protein LOC101819366, with protein sequence MCSSCLPWKTLLLLSLAVLLADFTEIGALAGLSECESATIDDVNESLKKYSKCLPDMIAKGEKASINFLAWTLQEALDLLRPAQEQFCKQLTPCPRPVAPKNGGLVCVTIDSTQYCKPMCNKGYDFGFLRSSRLYEVCGNATGFSWTTQLIGGKALAVCNPSEMAISGAKSAYFPSNSTCVHTLASPEAQAEQLNIFLKEIAEQGIDVSVRDQGADCILCGY encoded by the exons atgtgcagctcctgcctcccctggAAAACACTGCTTCTCCTAAGTTTAGCAGTTCTTCTTGCAG ATTTTACTGAAATTGGAGCCTTGGCTGGTCTGAGTGAATGCGAGAGTGCAACCATAGATGATGTGAATGAGAGTCTCAAG aaatattcaaaatgcTTGCCTGATATGATTGCTAAGGGTGAAAAAGCTTCAATCAATTTCCTGGCTTGGACTCTGCAAGAAGCACTCGACCTGCTGCGCCCTGCTCAAGAGCAGT TTTGCAAGCAGCTAACTCCATGCCCACGCCCAGTGGCCCCAAAAAACGGGGGGCTGGTGTGTGTGACCATTGACAGCACTCAGTACTGCAAACCCATGTGCAACAAG GGTTATGACTTTGGGTTCCTCAGAAGCAGCAGGCTGTATGAAGTGTGTGGCAATGCCACTGGGTTTTCCTGGACCACGCAGCTCATCGGGGGAAAGGCACTGGCTGTCTGCAACC CCTCTGAGATGGCCATCAGTGGAGCTAAATCTGCCTACTTCCCCAGCAACAGCACCTGTGTGCACACACTTGCCTCCCCTGAggctcaggcagagcagctgaacaTCTTCCTCAAGGAGATTGCAGAGCAAGGCATCGACGTCTCCGTCCGGGACCAGGGGGCAGATTGCATCCTCTGTGGCtactga